The following proteins come from a genomic window of Lolium rigidum isolate FL_2022 chromosome 5, APGP_CSIRO_Lrig_0.1, whole genome shotgun sequence:
- the LOC124655535 gene encoding uncharacterized protein LOC124655535: MAEIIGSAVASESVSRIFAILSGNTRDHGSPEDNAERLEFAVLKIHSVVAVSEDWLILHQPLIDWRARLKRAAKEGDDILRAHRRRSTEHRQNDGAARQQADSVRKRITRAATRFLPFRRGKEEDGPSDATVRRFERLAHVADEFFRYVQFGGRPRSLMVSFKVPVEPLIAGKTLEFSHRMGTRDTILLLHPCDGETGGPKEIVLFLSYDDTTVWEKNVKLFVVFQLFENIDILDIIMSALQLLPPQFVAASVTTRDLVKEVLPPQETSYFEASSVPRRCASMAWRCHRDSTDRGFAAGDGMRLPLPIVRVDAVYFTMPQKDSSDTSAPLRLVCHITPYLVPERCSEHYEQIGQERLQELELFPEVTTQGTPACTGNWWCPRVSTFLSVEPELSVQPPKLEQLFLMENSC; encoded by the coding sequence ATGGCCGAAATAATAGGATCTGCAGTTGCAAGCGAGTCTGTAAGCAGGATTTTCGCTATCCTATCGGGTAACACTAGAGACCATGGGAGCCCAGAAGACAACGCTGAGAGATTGGAGTTTGCAGTGCTGAAGATCCACAGCGTTGTTGCCGTCTCTGAAGATTGGCTGATACTCCACCAGCCATTGATCGACTGGAGGGCGAGATTAAAGCGTGCAGCCAAGGAAGGCGATGACATCTTGCGCGCTCACAGAAGGAGATCCACGGAGCACAGGCAGAACGATGGAGCTGCAAGGCAACAGGCTGATTCTGTTCGTAAGCGGATCACCCGAGCGGCGACGCGCTTCTTGCCTTTTCGCCGCGGGAAGGAGGAAGACGGTCCGAGCGACGCGACGGTGCGGAGGTTCGAGAGGCTGGCACACGTCGCCGATGAGTTCTTCCGGTACGTCCAGTTTGGAGGCCGTCCGAGGAGCCTGATGGTGTCCTTCAAAGTTCCCGTGGAGCCACTGATTGCAGGAAAGACACTTGAGTTCTCCCATCGGATGGGCACCCGGGATACCATCCTCTTGCTTCATCCATGCGATGGCGAAACCGGCGGGCCGAAGGAGATTGTTCTGTTCCTCTCCTACGACGACACTACGGTGTGGGAGAAGAATGTGAAACTCTTTGTGGTGTTCCAGCTGTTTGAGAACATCGACATCTTGGACATCATCATGTCTGCCTTGCAGCTCTTGCCTCCCCAATTTGTTGCTGCCTCTGTGACCACAAGGGATTTAGTCAAAGAGGTGCTACCACCGCAGGAAACGAGCTATTTCGAAGCATCGTCTGTGCCAAGGCGGTGCGCCTCCATGGCATGGAGGTGTCACCGTGATTCCACGGACAGGGGATTTGCTGCTGGTGACGGTATGCGGCTGCCGTTGCCTATAGTTCGAGTCGACGCCGTGTACTTCACCATGCCGCAGAAGGACTCGTCAGACACATCTGCGCCTCTCAGATTGGTATGTCATATCACTCCCTACCTTGTGCCAGAGAGGTGCTCCGAGCATTACGAGCAGATCGGGCAAGAAAGGCTACAAGAGCTAGAGTTGTTTCCAGAAGTGACGACCCAAGGAACGCCTGCATGCACAGGGAACTGGTGGTGTCCTCGTGTATCCACGTTTTTGTCGGTGGAACCAGAGCTTTCGGTGCAGCCGCCGAAGCTGGAGCAGTTGTTCCTGATGGAGAACTCTTGTTGA